One part of the Arabidopsis thaliana chromosome 1 sequence genome encodes these proteins:
- a CDS encoding bZIP domain class transcription factor (DUF630 and DUF632) (Protein of unknown function (DUF630 and DUF632); FUNCTIONS IN: molecular_function unknown; INVOLVED IN: N-terminal protein myristoylation; LOCATED IN: plasma membrane; EXPRESSED IN: 22 plant structures; EXPRESSED DURING: 14 growth stages; CONTAINS InterPro DOMAIN/s: Protein of unknown function DUF630 (InterPro:IPR006868), Protein of unknown function DUF632 (InterPro:IPR006867); BEST Arabidopsis thaliana protein match is: Protein of unknown function (DUF630 and DUF632) (TAIR:AT3G60320.1); Has 861 Blast hits to 735 proteins in 117 species: Archae - 0; Bacteria - 21; Metazoa - 78; Fungi - 83; Plants - 611; Viruses - 12; Other Eukaryotes - 56 (source: NCBI BLink).) has translation MGCTASKLDSEDAVRRCKERRRLMKDAVYARHHLAAAHSDYCRSLRLTGSALSSFAAGEPLSVSENTPAVFLRPSSSQDAPRVPSSHSPEPPPPPIRSKPKPTRPRRLPHILSDSSPSSSPATSFYPTAHQNSTYSRSPSQASSVWNWENFYPPSPPDSEYFERKARQNHKHRPPSDYDAETERSDHDYCHSRRDAAEEVHCSEWGDDHDRFTATSSSDGDGEVETHVSRSGIEEEPVKQPHQDPNGKEHSDHVTTSSDCYKTKLVVRHKNLKEILDAVQDYFDKAASAGDQVSAMLEIGRAELDRSFSKLRKTVYHSSSVFSNLSASWTSKPPLAVKYKLDASTLNDEQGGLKSLCSTLDRLLAWEKKLYEDVKAREGVKIEHEKKLSALQSQEYKGGDESKLDKTKTSITRLQSLIIVSSEAVLTTSNAILRLRDTDLVPQLVELCHGLMYMWKSMHEYHEIQNNIVQQVRGLINQTERGESTSEVHRQVTRDLESAVSLWHSSFCRIIKFQREFICSLHAWFKLSLVPLSNGDPKKQRPDSFALCEEWKQSLERVPDTVASEAIKSFVNVVHVISIKQAEEVKMKKRTESAGKELEKKASSLRSIERKYYQAYSTVGIGPGPEVLDSRDPLSEKKCELAACQRQVEDEVMRHVKAVEVTRAMTLNNLQTGLPNVFQALTSFSSLFTESLQTVCSRSYSIN, from the exons ATGGGATGCACGGCCTCCAAGCTCGACAGTGAGGATGCTGTCCGTCGCTGCAAGGAGCGGCGCCGTCTTATGAAGGACGCCGTCTACGCTCGTCACCATCTCGCCGCCGCTCACTCTGACTACTGCCGCTCCCTTCGTCTCACTGGCTCTGCCCTCTCCTCCTTCGCCGCCGGCGAGCCCCTCTCCGTCTCCGAGAATACTCCCGCTGTTTTTCTCCGCCCTTCCTCCAGTCAGGACGCGCCACGTGTCCCTTCTTCCCATTCCCCAGAACCCCCTCCTCCGCCCATCCGCAGCAAGCCTAAGCCTACTAGGCCTAGGAGGCTTCCACACATTCTCTCCGActcctctccttcttcctctcctgCCACCAGTTTCTATCCCACTGCTCACCAGAACTCTACTTACTCTCGCTCTCCATCTCAAGCTTCCTCTGTCTGGAACTGGGAGAATTTCTACCCTCCCTCTCCCCCCGACTCCGAGTACTTCGAACGCAAAGCTCGCCAGAACCACAAGCACCGTCCTCCTTCCGACTACGACGCCGAAACTGAAAGATCCGACCACGATTACTGCCACTCACGGAGAGATGCCGCCGAGGAAGTTCACTGCAGCGAGTGGGGCGACGACCACGACCGTTTCACTGCCACCTCTTCGTCCGACGGAGATGGGGAGGTCGAAACTCACGTTTCCAGATCCGGTATTGAAGAAGAGCCTGTGAAACAACCACATCAAGACCCAAATGGCAAAGAGCACTCTGACCATGTTACCACTTCTTCCGACTGCTACAAGACCAAATTGGTGGTAAGGCACAAGAATTTGAAGGAGATCCTTGACGCCGTTCAAGACTACTTCGACAAGGCTGCCTCCGCTGGGGACCAGGTCTCCGCCATGCTTGAGATCGGCCGGGCTGAGCTCGACCGCAGCTTCAGCAAGCTGAGGA AGACGGTGTATCATTCAAGCAGTGTGTTCAGCAACTTGAGCGCAAGCTGGACCTCAAAACCCCCATTGGCAGTCAAATACAAGCTCGATGCATCTACCCTGAATGATGAACAAGGCGGCCTCAAGAGCCTCTGCTCCACTCTAGACCGACTCCTCGCTTGGGAAAAGAAGCTTTATGAGGATGTCAAG GCAAGAGAAGGAGTTAAGATTGAGCACGAGAAGAAGCTGTCTGCGCTGCAGAGTCAGGAGTATAAGGGAGGTGATGAATCCAAGCTAGACAAGACTAAAACTTCCATAACCAGACTGCAATCACTCATCATTGTTTCTTCAGAAGCTGTTTTAACCACGTCTAATGCCATTCTCCGCCTCCGGGACACTGACCTTGTCCCTCAGCTTGTTGAACTCTGCCACGG ATTAATGTACATGTGGAAGTCAATGCACGAGTATCACGAAATCCAGAACAACATCGTGCAACAAGTCCGTGGCCTGATCAACCAAACAGAGAGAGGTGAGTCAACATCAGAGGTACACCGGCAGGTGACGCGGGACCTAGAGTCAGCTGTGTCCTTGTGGCATTCGAGCTTCTGTCGCATCATTAAATTCCAGAGGGAGTTCATATGCTCTCTCCACGCATGGTTCAAGCTGAGCCTGGTTCCCCTGAGCAACGGAGACCCAAAGAAACAGCGGCCAGACTCATTTGCCTTGTGCGAGGAGTGGAAGCAGAGCCTGGAACGGGTGCCTGACACAGTGGCGTCAGAAGCCATAAAGAGCTTTGTAAACGTGGTACATGTGATATCAATAAAGCAGGCGGAAGaggtgaagatgaagaaacgcACGGAGAGTGCAGGAAAGGAGCTGGAGAAGAAAGCATCCTCACTGAGGAGCATAGAGAGGAAGTACTACCAGGCATACTCGACGGTTGGGATAGGCCCTGGACCGGAGGTGTTGGACTCACGGGACCCGCTATCTGAGAAGAAATGTGAGCTGGCGGCATGTCAGAGGCAGGTGGAGGATGAGGTAATGAGGCACGTGAAGGCTGTGGAGGTGACACGAGCTATGACTCTCAACAATCTACAAACCGGCCTGCCCAATGTATTCCAGGCCTTGACCAGCTTCTCATCTCTCTTCACTGAATCTCTCCAGACTGTCTGTTCTCGTTCCTACTCCATCAACTGA
- the VAD1 gene encoding GRAM domain family protein codes for MAMLSTASVSGSVDLPRGTMKVDSSASPEVVSDLPPSSPKGSPDRHDPSTSSPSPSRGGDNQSEVISKSEEYRQLFRLPADEILVQDFNCACQESILMQGHMYLFIHYICFYSNIFGYETKKIIPFAEISCVKRAKTAGIFPNAIEILAGGKKYFFASFLSRDEAFKLIHDGWLEYGSAVKSEGEILVTEPQVSDGVVKRARSSMDLANELDIPVRDETLHLSSSSSLPVISQNGVPPSSVQRHAEPDVDVVAANTFNWKPEDTDAPKLSSDFTKVAEAKFSIPVEEFFRLFFSDGAVSFVESFHKNCGDKEFRCTSWQPHEKLGHTRNVSFQHPIKIYFGAKFGGCQESQKFRMYRNSHLVIETSQEISDVPYADYFTVEGVWDLKRDCRDSVEGCILDVYVNVAFSKRTVWKGKIVQSTLEECREAYAHWIRMVLDQGPLGQHFFFFSFCRNLNKFIYIFLHYYLWRHMNC; via the exons aTGGCGATGCTTTCTACTGCTTCCGTTTCGGGGAGCGTCGACCTTCCTCGAGGAACCATGAAGGTTGACTCGTCTGCGTCTCCGGAGGTCGTATCCGATCTCCCACCATCTTCCCCAAAGGGCTCACCTGATCGCCATGACCCTTCCACTTCTTCTCCGAGCCCCAGTCGTGGTGGTGACAATCAG TCTGAAGTCATATCCAAGAGTGAAGAGTATCGGCAATTGTTTCGGCTTCCAGCTGACGAA ATCCTTGTTCAAGATTTTAACTGTGCTTGTCAGGAGAGTATTCTTATGCAG GGTCATATGTACCTCTTCATCCATTATATCTGCTTTTACTCCAACATCTTTGGTTATGAGACCAAG AAAATTATCCCATTTGCTGAAATATCTTGTGTTAAACGAGCCAAGACTGCTGGTATTTTTCCTAATGCCATTGAGATTTTAGCTGGAGGGAAGAAG TACTTTTTTGCATCGTTTCTTTCCCGCGATGAAGCTTTCAAGCTTATCCATGATGGATGGTTGGAATATGGTAGTGCTGTCAAATCAGAAGGCGAGATTCTGGTGACCGAACCGCAG GTAAGCGATGGAGTTGTTAAAAGGGCACGCAGTTCCATGGATTTGGCCAATGAACTAGATATTCCAGTAAG GGATGAAACTCTTCATCTTTCCAGCAGTTCCAGTCTTCCTGTCATTAGTCAGAATGGCGTTCCACCTTCATCCGTTCAGCGGCACGCTGAACCAGATGTAGATGTTGTGGCGGCCAATACTTTCAACTGGAAGCCTGAAGATACAGATGCACCTAAAT TGTCATCTGACTTTACAAAGGTAGCAGAGGCAAAGTTTTCG ATTCCAGTAGAAGAGTTctttagattgtttttttcagatgGTGCTGTCAGTTTTGTTGAATCTTTCCATAAAAATTGTGGAGACAAAG AGTTTAGGTGTACCTCTTGGCAACCTCATGAAAAGCTTGGACACACCCGCAATGTCTCATTTCAACATCcgataaaaatttattttg GTGCAAAGTTTGGTGGCTGCCAGGAGTCACAGAAATTTCGGATGTACAGAAATAG CCATCTGGTTATTGAAACATCACAGGAGATCAGCGATGTGCCTTATGCAGATTATTTTACGGTAGAG GGAGTCTGGGACTTGAAAAGAGATTGCAGAGACTCGGTAGAAGGTTGTATATTGGATGTTTATGTCAATGTGGCCTTCTCTAAAAGAACAGTGTGGAAAG GGAAAATAGTGCAGTCTACTTTAGAAGAATGTAGAGAAGCTTATGCACATTGGATAAGAATGGTACTTGATCAGGGGCCATTGggtcaacatttttttttttttagtttctgcAGGAATTTAaacaagtttatatatatttttcttcattattatCTTTGGAGGCACATGAACTGttga
- the VAD1 gene encoding GRAM domain family protein (VASCULAR ASSOCIATED DEATH1 (VAD1); INVOLVED IN: defense response to bacterium, negative regulation of programmed cell death; LOCATED IN: chloroplast; EXPRESSED IN: 24 plant structures; EXPRESSED DURING: 14 growth stages; CONTAINS InterPro DOMAIN/s: GRAM (InterPro:IPR004182); BEST Arabidopsis thaliana protein match is: C2 domain-containing protein / GRAM domain-containing protein (TAIR:AT3G59660.1); Has 1155 Blast hits to 1034 proteins in 185 species: Archae - 0; Bacteria - 0; Metazoa - 619; Fungi - 222; Plants - 157; Viruses - 0; Other Eukaryotes - 157 (source: NCBI BLink).), whose protein sequence is MAMLSTASVSGSVDLPRGTMKVDSSASPEVVSDLPPSSPKGSPDRHDPSTSSPSPSRGGDNQSEVISKSEEYRQLFRLPADEILVQDFNCACQESILMQGHMYLFIHYICFYSNIFGYETKKIIPFAEISCVKRAKTAGIFPNAIEILAGGKKYFFASFLSRDEAFKLIHDGWLEYGSAVKSEGEILVTEPQVSDGVVKRARSSMDLANELDIPVRDETLHLSSSSSLPVISQNGVPPSSVQRHAEPDVDVVAANTFNWKPEDTDAPKLSSDFTKVAEAKFSIPVEEFFRLFFSDGAVSFVESFHKNCGDKEFRCTSWQPHEKLGHTRNVSFQHPIKIYFGAKFGGCQESQKFRMYRNSHLVIETSQEISDVPYADYFTVEGVWDLKRDCRDSVEGCILDVYVNVAFSKRTVWKGKIVQSTLEECREAYAHWIRMAHELLKQKKLENQEGNKLIEDGEPLAAREERVSECDEEGKVEMVGEGVVKKSLKEAWVNLTSFVKRQSGTRQVIVLAFAVILLMQVTIVVLLKKGGGGQVEYHERYDEYSVNGETLGWLEKRMHFLREEMMMVEDRLQRMRQDHAALKAQFHHLERLLRRNKQ, encoded by the exons aTGGCGATGCTTTCTACTGCTTCCGTTTCGGGGAGCGTCGACCTTCCTCGAGGAACCATGAAGGTTGACTCGTCTGCGTCTCCGGAGGTCGTATCCGATCTCCCACCATCTTCCCCAAAGGGCTCACCTGATCGCCATGACCCTTCCACTTCTTCTCCGAGCCCCAGTCGTGGTGGTGACAATCAG TCTGAAGTCATATCCAAGAGTGAAGAGTATCGGCAATTGTTTCGGCTTCCAGCTGACGAA ATCCTTGTTCAAGATTTTAACTGTGCTTGTCAGGAGAGTATTCTTATGCAG GGTCATATGTACCTCTTCATCCATTATATCTGCTTTTACTCCAACATCTTTGGTTATGAGACCAAG AAAATTATCCCATTTGCTGAAATATCTTGTGTTAAACGAGCCAAGACTGCTGGTATTTTTCCTAATGCCATTGAGATTTTAGCTGGAGGGAAGAAG TACTTTTTTGCATCGTTTCTTTCCCGCGATGAAGCTTTCAAGCTTATCCATGATGGATGGTTGGAATATGGTAGTGCTGTCAAATCAGAAGGCGAGATTCTGGTGACCGAACCGCAG GTAAGCGATGGAGTTGTTAAAAGGGCACGCAGTTCCATGGATTTGGCCAATGAACTAGATATTCCAGTAAG GGATGAAACTCTTCATCTTTCCAGCAGTTCCAGTCTTCCTGTCATTAGTCAGAATGGCGTTCCACCTTCATCCGTTCAGCGGCACGCTGAACCAGATGTAGATGTTGTGGCGGCCAATACTTTCAACTGGAAGCCTGAAGATACAGATGCACCTAAAT TGTCATCTGACTTTACAAAGGTAGCAGAGGCAAAGTTTTCG ATTCCAGTAGAAGAGTTctttagattgtttttttcagatgGTGCTGTCAGTTTTGTTGAATCTTTCCATAAAAATTGTGGAGACAAAG AGTTTAGGTGTACCTCTTGGCAACCTCATGAAAAGCTTGGACACACCCGCAATGTCTCATTTCAACATCcgataaaaatttattttg GTGCAAAGTTTGGTGGCTGCCAGGAGTCACAGAAATTTCGGATGTACAGAAATAG CCATCTGGTTATTGAAACATCACAGGAGATCAGCGATGTGCCTTATGCAGATTATTTTACGGTAGAG GGAGTCTGGGACTTGAAAAGAGATTGCAGAGACTCGGTAGAAGGTTGTATATTGGATGTTTATGTCAATGTGGCCTTCTCTAAAAGAACAGTGTGGAAAG GGAAAATAGTGCAGTCTACTTTAGAAGAATGTAGAGAAGCTTATGCACATTGGATAAGAATG GCACATGAACTGttgaagcagaagaagctgGAGAACCAAGAAG GGAATAAGTTGATTGAGGATGGTGAACCGCTAGCAGCAAGGGAAGAAAGAGTATCTGAATGTGACGAGGAGGGGAAGGTGGAAATGGTGGGCGAAGGGGTAGTTAAAAAAAGCTTAAAGGAAGCATGGGTGAATCTGACTTCATTTGTGAAGAGGCAAAGCGGGACAAGGCAGGTTATAGTATTAGCGTTTGCAGTAATCTTACTGATGCAG GTGACGATAGTGGTGCTACTGAAAAAAGGAGGAGGGGGGCAAGTGGAGTATCATGAGAGGTACGACGAGTACAGTGTAAACGGGGAGACTTTGGGGTGGTTAGAGAAGAGAATGCATTTCCTGAGggaagagatgatgatggttgaGGATCGTTTGCAGAGGATGCGACAAGACCATGCCGCCTTGAAGGCTCAGTTCCACCATTTGGAACGCCTCCTCCGCCGCAACAAACAGTAA
- the VAD1 gene encoding GRAM domain family protein: MAMLSTASVSGSVDLPRGTMKVDSSASPEVVSDLPPSSPKGSPDRHDPSTSSPSPSRGGDNQSEVISKSEEYRQLFRLPADEILVQDFNCACQESILMQGHMYLFIHYICFYSNIFGYETKKIIPFAEISCVKRAKTAGIFPNAIEILAGGKKYFFASFLSRDEAFKLIHDGWLEYGSAVKSEGEILVTEPQVSDGVVKRARSSMDLANELDIPVRDETLHLSSSSSLPVISQNGVPPSSVQRHAEPDVDVVAANTFNWKPEDTDAPKLSSDFTKVAEAKFSIPVEEFFRLFFSDGAVSFVESFHKNCGDKEFRCTSWQPHEKLGHTRNVSFQHPIKIYFGAKFGGCQESQKFRMYRNSHLVIETSQEISDVPYADYFTVEGVWDLKRDCRDSVEGCILDVYVNVAFSKRTVWKVSAGI, encoded by the exons aTGGCGATGCTTTCTACTGCTTCCGTTTCGGGGAGCGTCGACCTTCCTCGAGGAACCATGAAGGTTGACTCGTCTGCGTCTCCGGAGGTCGTATCCGATCTCCCACCATCTTCCCCAAAGGGCTCACCTGATCGCCATGACCCTTCCACTTCTTCTCCGAGCCCCAGTCGTGGTGGTGACAATCAG TCTGAAGTCATATCCAAGAGTGAAGAGTATCGGCAATTGTTTCGGCTTCCAGCTGACGAA ATCCTTGTTCAAGATTTTAACTGTGCTTGTCAGGAGAGTATTCTTATGCAG GGTCATATGTACCTCTTCATCCATTATATCTGCTTTTACTCCAACATCTTTGGTTATGAGACCAAG AAAATTATCCCATTTGCTGAAATATCTTGTGTTAAACGAGCCAAGACTGCTGGTATTTTTCCTAATGCCATTGAGATTTTAGCTGGAGGGAAGAAG TACTTTTTTGCATCGTTTCTTTCCCGCGATGAAGCTTTCAAGCTTATCCATGATGGATGGTTGGAATATGGTAGTGCTGTCAAATCAGAAGGCGAGATTCTGGTGACCGAACCGCAG GTAAGCGATGGAGTTGTTAAAAGGGCACGCAGTTCCATGGATTTGGCCAATGAACTAGATATTCCAGTAAG GGATGAAACTCTTCATCTTTCCAGCAGTTCCAGTCTTCCTGTCATTAGTCAGAATGGCGTTCCACCTTCATCCGTTCAGCGGCACGCTGAACCAGATGTAGATGTTGTGGCGGCCAATACTTTCAACTGGAAGCCTGAAGATACAGATGCACCTAAAT TGTCATCTGACTTTACAAAGGTAGCAGAGGCAAAGTTTTCG ATTCCAGTAGAAGAGTTctttagattgtttttttcagatgGTGCTGTCAGTTTTGTTGAATCTTTCCATAAAAATTGTGGAGACAAAG AGTTTAGGTGTACCTCTTGGCAACCTCATGAAAAGCTTGGACACACCCGCAATGTCTCATTTCAACATCcgataaaaatttattttg GTGCAAAGTTTGGTGGCTGCCAGGAGTCACAGAAATTTCGGATGTACAGAAATAG CCATCTGGTTATTGAAACATCACAGGAGATCAGCGATGTGCCTTATGCAGATTATTTTACGGTAGAG GGAGTCTGGGACTTGAAAAGAGATTGCAGAGACTCGGTAGAAGGTTGTATATTGGATGTTTATGTCAATGTGGCCTTCTCTAAAAGAACAGTGTGGAAAG tttctgcAGGAATTTAa
- the RA-5 gene encoding RAS 5 (RAS 5 (RA-5); FUNCTIONS IN: GTP binding; INVOLVED IN: response to cadmium ion, ER to Golgi vesicle-mediated transport; LOCATED IN: plasma membrane, vacuole; EXPRESSED IN: 24 plant structures; EXPRESSED DURING: 13 growth stages; CONTAINS InterPro DOMAIN/s: Ras GTPase (InterPro:IPR001806), Small GTP-binding protein (InterPro:IPR005225), Small GTPase (InterPro:IPR020851), Ras (InterPro:IPR013753), Ras small GTPase, Rab type (InterPro:IPR003579); BEST Arabidopsis thaliana protein match is: RAB GTPase homolog 1A (TAIR:AT5G47200.1); Has 30420 Blast hits to 30350 proteins in 816 species: Archae - 27; Bacteria - 199; Metazoa - 15882; Fungi - 4318; Plants - 3658; Viruses - 20; Other Eukaryotes - 6316 (source: NCBI BLink).): MNPEYDYLFKLLLIGDSGVGKSCLLLRFSDDSYVESYISTIGVDFKIRTVEQDGKTIKLQIWDTAGQERFRTITSSYYRGAHGIIIVYDVTDEESFNNVKQWLSEIDRYASDNVNKLLVGNKSDLTENRAIPYETAKAFADEIGIPFMETSAKDATNVEQAFMAMSASIKERMASQPAGNNARPPTVQIRGQPVAQKNGCCST; the protein is encoded by the exons ATGAATCCTGAGTA CGACTATCTTTTCAAGCTCCTGCTTATCGGGGATTCTGGCGTAGGCAAgtcttgtcttcttttgaGATTCtct GATGATTCTTATGTAGAAAGTTACATTAGCACTATTGGAGTCGATTTT AAAATTAGGACTGTGGAACAAGATGGCAAAACAATTAAGCTCCAAATT TGGGACACTGCTGGTCAAGAACGGTTCAGGACTATTACTAGCAGTTACTACCGTGGGGCACATGGAATTATT ATTGTCTACGATGTCACAGATGAAGAAAGCTTCAATAATGTCAAGCAATGGTTGAGTGAAATTGATCGTTATGCTAGTGACAATGTCAACAAACTCCTTGTTGGAAACAAGTCTGATCTTACTGAAAACAGAGCCATTCCTTATGAAACTGCCAAG GCTTTTGCCGATGAAATCGGGATTCCTTTTATGGAGACTAGTGCAAAAGATGCTACAAACGTAGAACAGGCTTTCATGGCAATGTCTGCATCCATCAAAGAGAG AATGGCTAGCCAACCAGCTGGGAATAATGCAAGACCACCGACCGTGCAGATCAGAGGACAGCCTGTGGCACAGAAGAACGGCTGCTGCTCAACTTGA
- the MAGO gene encoding mago nashi family protein (MAGO NASHI (MAGO); FUNCTIONS IN: protein binding; INVOLVED IN: pollen tube guidance, sex determination, embryo development ending in seed dormancy; LOCATED IN: in 6 components; EXPRESSED IN: 25 plant structures; EXPRESSED DURING: 15 growth stages; CONTAINS InterPro DOMAIN/s: Mago nashi protein (InterPro:IPR004023); Has 476 Blast hits to 476 proteins in 200 species: Archae - 0; Bacteria - 0; Metazoa - 223; Fungi - 96; Plants - 76; Viruses - 0; Other Eukaryotes - 81 (source: NCBI BLink).) — MAAEEATEFYLRYYVGHKGKFGHEFLEFEFREDGKLRYANNSNYKNDTIIRKEVFLTPAVLKECKRIVSESEILKEDDNNWPEPDRVGKQELEIVLGNEHISFATSKIGSLVDCQSSNDPEGLRIFYYLVQDLKCLVFSLISLHFKIKPI; from the exons aTGGCCGCGGAAGAAGCGACGGAGTTCTACCTGAGATACTATGTCGGTCACAAAGGGAAATTTGGACACGAGTTCCTGGAGTTCGAGTTTAGAGAGGACGGTAAGCTCCGTTACGCCAATAACTCTAACTACAAGAACGATACTATTATCCGCAAGGAGGTATTTCTCACCCCCGCCGTGCTCAAGGAATGCAAGCGTATCGTCTCCGAGAGCGAG ATTCTGAAAGAAGACGATAACAATTGGCCGGAACCTGACCGTGTTGGAAAGCAAGAGCTCGAGATCGTCTTGGGTAATGAGCATATCTCATTCGCTACATCTAAGATTGGATCTCTTGTTGATTGCCAGAGCAGTAATGATCCTGAAGGACTTCGCATCTTCTACTATCTTGTTCAG GACTTGAAATGTCTTGTTTTTTCGCTCATCTCTCTGCACTTCAAAATCAAGCCTATCTAG